The following is a genomic window from Pseudomonadota bacterium.
GGGCCACCACGCTCTGGTCACGAATCCGCAGGTTCAGCCGCAGGTGATCTTCACCCACGATTTTGCGCCCACGCACGACCGCATCCGGAATCACGAAGAGCGGCGCGTCGTTGCCGTGACCCAGGGGCTCGAGCAGTGCCATCTCGGACGCTGGCGGCAGGTCGAACACACTTCCGTCGAGGCAGGCGTCGACCGCCACGCCGGTGCTGGCGCAAGCTGCCACGTCGGCGGCGGGCGCCGAATCGGCGAACGCCGCGCGGAGCTCATCGAGCCGCGCCGGCGGGAGCGAAAACCCCACGGCAGCCTGATGACCACCAAACTTGGTCAATAAGGGACGGCAGCGTGCCACGGCGTCGTAGAGCGCAAACCCCTTGGGTGTGCGCCCGCTGCCGTGCGCCGTGTCGCCTTCGACGGCGGCCACGAGCGCCGGGACGCGGAAGCGCTCGACGAGTCGCGCGGCGACGATGCCGACGACTCCGCGGTGCCAGCCCCGCGCCGCTGCCACGATACCGTGGTCCGGTTCCCCTCCGTACACCTCGAGGACCTGTCCGATCGCGTCAGCGACGAAACCACGTTGTAGAGCCTTGCGCCTCTCGTTGAGCTGTTCGATCTCGGCCGCGAGCGTCCGGGCTTCGGAAAGCGTGCGCGATCGTAGCAGCGCCAACGTAAGCGACTGGTCCGCAAGCCTGCCCGGGGCGTTGAGCCGAGGCACGAGGCGGAAGGCCACGTCGGCCCCGCTCACGTGGCCGCCGGGACGCAACCTGGCGAGCTCGCACAGGGCCGCCACCCCCGGGCGACCATGGGGCGAAGCGATCAGCGTCAATCCCGCCTTCACCAGCCGCCGATTGTCCTCACGCAACGGAACCGCGTCGGCGATCGTTCCCAGTGCGACAAGGTCGAGCCAGCGCCGCAAGTCGAGCGCCGCGCCGAGTGCCTTGCGGAGCGCAGCGGACACGGACAGGACCAA
Proteins encoded in this region:
- the recJ gene encoding single-stranded-DNA-specific exonuclease RecJ, with the protein product MQYEVLPAEPEAAQALGAACGVAATVGQVLLHRGLREPEAARDFLSARLAGLTPPATMADREIAAERLARAVRARERITVFGDYDVDGTTSAVILADVLEVLGGTVSVLVANRFEGGYGFSEQALDKVLLTRPGLIVTCDCGSSDHERIERAKAAGVDVIVIDHHLVPEATLPALAFLNPQRPECRFPYKGLSSVGLVLSVSAALRKALGAALDLRRWLDLVALGTIADAVPLREDNRRLVKAGLTLIASPHGRPGVAALCELARLRPGGHVSGADVAFRLVPRLNAPGRLADQSLTLALLRSRTLSEARTLAAEIEQLNERRKALQRGFVADAIGQVLEVYGGEPDHGIVAAARGWHRGVVGIVAARLVERFRVPALVAAVEGDTAHGSGRTPKGFALYDAVARCRPLLTKFGGHQAAVGFSLPPARLDELRAAFADSAPAADVAACASTGVAVDACLDGSVFDLPPASEMALLEPLGHGNDAPLFVIPDAVVRGRKIVGEDHLRLNLRIRDQSVVALGIDLGARAGEVRAGMNVRVVGTLKPDGWRGGDALEMRVLDFGAA